The genomic segment TTCTAATTGCTGCACTTATTAAGTATTTTGTTTGATAATCGTATTGAATTCTCGCTAAATAAGATTCTAGTGTCCAAATAGAAGAGTTGTAATCTGCAGAATACGCACTAGCACCAGCAATGTTTTGAATGTTATCATCTGGATAGCCTGTTCCTGTTACTTTTGTAAAATTGTTAAACTCTTTTTGAAATGTATGTCCTGCTAAAATATCAAAACTATGGTTGTTGATTTCTAAACTATAATTTAGTGTGTTTTCTACTAAATAATTATAACGAAATTGCTTTGTTTCTTGCCCATTTGCATCGTTTCTTGGAGCAGGTCTTCTGTAAGAACCAACATCAGAAGGATAGTAATAATTTTTATTATAGGCATCGTAATCTCCACCTAAAAGTAATTTATAAGTTAAATTATTTAAAATTTTTGCTTCTACAAACATGTTTCCAAAAACTCTAAACCTTTTTTTATGGTCTATTACCTTTGTTGAGGTTGCAAGTAAATTTTCTACAGGAGTACCATTAATACGAACGCCTTCTAACTCTCTTTGTTCGCTAATAACCTGTTCACTAATATTTAGACTTCCGTCTGTTTTATAAGGACTGTAATAAGGAAAACTTAATGGAAGTAAACCTAAAGCACCAGAACTTCTACTTCCTTGGTTTTTGGAATTTAGTATGGTAAAACTTGGGTTTAATAGAATACCAAATTTAATTTTATTATTAATCTTAGAGCTTAAATTAAACGAAGCAGAATAACGTTTTAAATCGGTTCCAATTACAACACCTTCTTGATTAAAATATCCTAAAGAAGCGTAATAATTTGTTTTTTTGTTACCTCCAGATGCAGCAAGGTTGTAATTGTACATGGGAGCAGTTCTAAAGGCGACATCCATCCAATTTGTATTTGTTAAACCTGTTTGTCTATTTAAATAAGGTTGTAGAAAATCTAAATTTAATTCACGACCATCGATATTTCTACCATTCAGTTTTTTGGTAACTCTTACACTATTTGGGTCAGAAGCACTTCTATTGCTAGGGTCTTTAGAGACATAGCCCCAATCTCTAGCTTCTTTTAAAAATTGTGCATGTTGGTAGGCGTCTACTAATTCTACACCAGAACTTTGTTGTTGAAAACCAACGTAAGTATCTAAAGTAATTTTAGTTTCTTGATTACTTTTGCCCTTTTTAGTGGTTACCAAAACAACTCCGTTTGCTGCTCTAGAACCATAAATAGCAGCAGAAGCAGCATCTTTTAAAATACTAATATTTTCAATATCGTTTGTGTTGATAGAGTTTAAAGAACTACCTTCAGATAGGGGAAAACCATCGACCACAATTAGTGGATTTGTACCCGCTGTTAACGTTCCAACGCCTCTAATGGAAATATTTGAAGATGCACCAGGTTGCCCATTGCTTTGGTTTACAACTACTCCAGATATTTTACCAGCTAATTGTTGGTCTAAAGATACAGAAGCCACTTTATTTAATTGCTTTGCATCAATTTTGCTAACAGCTCCAATAACCTTAGCTTTAGACTGTTTTCCATAACCAATTACAACAACTTCTTCTAGTTGACCAGCATCTTCTTTTAGCTTTACTACAATTTGTTTTTTATCTTTAATGGCCACTTCTTTTGTAGTATATCCAATATAAGAAATAACAAGCATAGCATTATCATTAGCTACTTCTATAGAAAAATTTCCGTCAAAATCACTTTCAGTACCTTTTGAGGTTCCTTTTATGTGTATACTGGCACCAGGTAAAGGATTATCTACATCATCAGTAACCAACCCAGTAATAATTTGCTGTATCTTTTCTCTTATTTTATCAATAGGTTTTCTTTTGATTATTATGGTATGGTTTTTTATTATTTCGAAAGTAACATTCTTATTAGAAAGGCTATTTTTTAAGAGTTCAGTTATTTCAATTTCTCCTTTTTTTACTCTAACTTTAGGTGTTTTTTTGAATAAATTTTTAGGATATACAAAATTAAAATCACTTTGTGTTTTTATGATTTTAAATACTTGGTCGATAGTTATTTCTTTATCACTTTCGATATAAACCTTGTTTTGTGCAATTGTGTTTTTAACGTTGAAACTAAAAACGGTTGTGCACATTAAAAAGATAAAGGTTTTCATAATTACTTTGAATAATTGTTTCCTACATAAGAAACTAAAATTAATAGGACTAAATTTCATAAGTTTGCATGTGTTAGTTAAATATTTATTTTTAATTGATACGTGATTACTGGGAATGAAGTTGTTGACACCTCGAAATGTTTATACTTCGTTCCTTTTTTTTATTCTAAAATTATTTTTTTATCTATTATTTTAAAGTTTTTAATTGTTCCGAAATTTTTAATACTGTTTAGGATGTCTTCAATTTGTTGTTGTTTTCTTAAAACTCCAATGAATTCTTCATTTTCTATTTTTTTATTTTTTATTATAATATCTACATCATACCAACGAGATAGTACTTTCATCATTTCTTTCAAGGATTTATTATCAAAGCTAAACAAGCCATCTTTCCACGAAATTTCGTTGTAAACATCTACTTTTTGCGTGGTTAGGGTGTTTGTTGTAAGATTGTAGTTTAATTGTTGTTTTGGAATTAATTGTTGTTTTCTATCATTTATATTTATTAAAACTTTACCTTCTACTAAAGTGGTGTAAATATTTGTTTCATCTTTATAGGCTTTTATATTAAATTCCGTTCCTAAAACATCTATTTCTTGTGCGCTATTAATTACCTTAAATTTTGCACCTTTGTGTTGTGTACTTGGTGAAACAACAAAATAGGCTTCACCATATATTAATTCAACTTTTCGTGTTTTTTCTTCTATAAATGTAACTGGGTATTTTAATTGTGTTTCGGAGTTTAACCATACTTTGGTGTCGTCAGATAATTTTAGAAAAAATTCTCCACCTCTAGGAATTGTTAAATAGTTGTATGCAATTTTTGTAACTTTTTGTTTCTTATTTTTATAAAATAATTTTTCGCCATTACTATTTGCATTTTTTGTTGAAAAAGAGGCTCCTTTTTCTAACAGGATAGAAGTTCCATTTGCCAAAGTTAGTGTGGCTTTATTGCTACCAGGAATAATGATTGTATCAACTTTTTTAGAAATATGTTTCTCTGTAACGTTATTAAACGAACTGTTTTTATAAAAATAACTCGTAGCTAAAACTCCCACAAACATTGCTGCAATAGCGTATTTAAACCAATTTTTTTTAAACAGAGGTTTGTTTGTCCTGGTCTTTTTTTGGATTTTTTCTCTTTTTAGAATGATATTTTCCCAAGCTTGTTCTTTATTAATGGTTTCGTATTTGGAAAGTCTATCTGCCACTTTTTCAAAATCTATTTTTTTTGAAGATGGATATTCTTTATACAGCTCTTTTAAGGCTATTCTTTCTTGAGCCGTTAATATTTTCAGCTTCTTCTTAATTATAAGATTCGATATTTTTAAAATATCTTTCATACTACTTGTTGTTTTATATAGAACAACAAAGTTTTAAAATGGTACTATTAGAAATGTGTTTTTTTTTGAAGAACTAATTAGTTTATTGCCAAATAATAAGAAGTAAATAGTGTTTTCCAGTTCTCTAAACTGTTCTCTTAAAGTCTTGTAGGCTTGAGATTTAAGGGTTTTTACGGTTTGTAGTTTAATGCCTAAATTTTCTGAAATTTCATTATTTTTTATACCTTTTAAGCTAAGTTTTATAATTTCTTTCTTACGGTCGGATAAAGTTTCTATTGCCTGATATAATTGTTTTACAATTTCTTCTTCTAATATGTGTTTAAAAAACAAATTATCGTCATGTAGTGTCTTAATTGTATTTAAAGAATGTTTGTCTTTTACTTTATAATGTTTAATTACATTGTAACATTTATTACGAGTTACTTTGTACAAGTAAGACTTAAGAGATATATTGTCTGGGAAGGTTTGTTCTTTATTCCATAAATCGGCAAAGATATCTTGTACTAAATCTTCGCTAGTTTCTTTTAGAGGTAAAAATCTTGTTGCATAAAGAACTAATGCTTCGTAATTATCATCGAAAATTTGTTTAAAATTCTCTTTAATATGTATACTTTTTGTTGCTACCAAGAAAAATTAAGATATTAAATTAGTAATTATAGTGCTACAAATTACAATAAAATAATTACATAAACTTACAATTGGTGTATTAAGATTAGGTAAACTATTTTTTAAAGTATAGTAAAGTTGTTAAAAAATGAATTGTAGTTTTTATCGTAATATTTTAATAGAAAATACTATTTTTTGCAATATTATTAAGTTGGTAGTAAGCTATAATAGTATCTAAATTATAAACTGTTTTTCCATTTTTTACAAAAATAATTAACTGATATTTAATTGTTTGTTTACTTCTGGTACAGCTTACCTAACATTAAAAATAAGATGCTTTCAATTTTAGTTCCAAGAGTTTTTCTTAAAATTTTAAAGGCTTTTGTTATATGCGCTTCTACCGATTTTATTGAAATATTTAAATATTCTGCAATTTCAATATTGGTAAGTCCTTCTTTTTTACTTAATAAAAATGTTTGCTTACATTTATGAGGTAAATTATCTATTTCTTTTTTTACAATATTAATTTGTTTTGCTAGAGGTTTATCATCATATTCTTCAACAATACAAGAAAGAGCATCAATATATTTTTTTTCAAGAGTACTAACCTTTTTATTTTTTCTGTATTGATTGATAAATTCGTTGTAAACAGATTTGTATAAATAACTTTTCACAACAAAATTATCTTTCAGTTTATGTCTATTTTTCCAAATACTTACAAAAACATTTTGAACAATATCTTCAGCTAAGTCAGGATTATTGTTTAAACTACAAGCATAAACACAAAGTTTTTTATGGTATGATGTAACCAAATAAGCATATCCTATTTCTTCTCCTTTTTTTAAGGAACTTATTAAATCGATATCATTTGAAAAATTGACTTTCATTTTGTGAAATTTAACTTTATTTTAATACGAATGTAGAAAAAAAGTTATTCAAAGAGTTAGGGTTAAGCAAAAAAATAACGTTACATAGGTATATAGTTCACTTAAATGGTTCCAGAGAAAATTAAAAATATTATTGTAAAGTACCTAGGTAATCAGGCTTTTAGTTCAGAAATAGAAGAATTGGAGAAATGGCTCGAGAAAGATGATAACGAAAAATATTTCACTGAATATGTTAAAGTCAATTTTATAATTGATCTTAATTTTAAAAAGTTTAACACTTTAAATTCGGAAACAAAATTATTAAATCTTATTTCCAGAGAAAAGAAAATGCAGAGATTAAGAAGAGTTAAATTGTTTTACAGGTATGTTGCAGTTATAGTAGTTTTTTTCTCCTTAGCTTACTTCTACACTAAAAAAGAAACAATAAATACTGCTCAGCAAAATATCACATTAAAAATGGATAATGGAAATATTAGGGTTGTTGAGGAACAAGAAAATGCTAATATAAAAGATAAAGACGGAAATGTATTGGGGAGTCAAAAAGGAAATGTTATTGAGTACAATCCTAAAAATAAAATAGAGAAACTTGTATATAATACTTTAACGGTTCCCTATGGAAAACGTTTTGTTGTAAAGTTATCTGATGGCACAAAGGTGAATTTAAATGCAGGTACCTCTTTAAGGTATCCTGTAAAATTTTTAAAAGGTAAAAAAAGGCAAGTATTTATTGAAAATGGAGAAGCCTTTTTTAACGTGACTAAAGATAAAAAACACCCTTTTATAGTAAGTAATAAAAATTTAAATATAAAGGTTTTAGGAACAAAATTTAATGTAAGTTCTTATCCAGAAGATAAAAATATAGCTACAGTTTTGGTAGAGGGTTCAGTAAGTTTATATGTTTCTAATGATATTTATGAACCTAAAAAAGCTACATTATTAAAACCAGGTTATAAAGCAGATTTTAGTAAAAAGAAGGCCTCTATTAGTATAGAAAAAGCGGATGTAGAAGTATGTACAGCTTGGATTGATGGAAGAATTATATTAAAACACATGAAGTTTAATGATATTATAAAAAAGTTAGAACGCCATTACAATGTAAAAATAATTAATAATAATAAATTTTTGGGAGAAGAATTTATTACTGCAACATTTGATATTGAAACAATAGAGCAAGTATTTGAAGCAATTAACGAATTACATCCTATCAAATTTAAAATAAATAAAAATCAAATAATAATTAACTAAAACAATTAAAAATAGCCGATGAAATAATCACTTTTAACTTAATAATGAAAGCAACATTATTTATAATAAAAAATCGAAAGATGCTGCAACACCTTCCGATTAAATAATGTGACTAAAATTAACTAATCACTTAATACACTACAAAAATATGAAAAAAGTAATAAGGTTAAGAGTAAAATATTCTTTTCCAATAAAACTTAATTTAAAAATGAGAATTACTTTATTTTTATTAATAGTATCTCTTTTTCAACTTCAAGCCAATGAAATTAATGCACAAAAAACAAAAGTTACGTTAAATTATGCTAATGTTAGTTTAGAAACAGTACTCAATAAGATAGAATCTGTTACAAAGTTTAAATTTATTTATAAGGATAAAGAAATAGATTATTTGCAAAAAGTATCGGTTAACGCTAAAAAAGAGGTTTTATCTAAGGTATTACAAAATCTACTTTCAAAATTGAAAATTTCCTTTTCACTAAAAGGAAAACAAGTTGTTTTAAAACCTAGTAAAAAAACTTTACACACTGGTATTCTAAAAAAACAAAAACAACAAGAACAAATTACAGGTAAGGTAGTAGATGAAAATAACCAACCGATACCTGGGGTTAGTATTTTTGTAATGGAAACGAAAAGAGGTGTGGTTTCAGATTTTGACGGAAATTATACCTTAAAAATAACCAATGCTTCAGAAAAAACACTAAAATTTAGTTTTTTGGGCTATGTAACAAAAAAGATAACTATAGGCAACCAAAAAGTTATTAATGTAACCCTAAAAGAGGCTACCAATGCTTTAGATGAAATTGTGGTTACTGGGTATCAGGAAATTAAGAAATCTCGAACAACAGGATCTTTTGCTAAAATAAATAATGTAACTTTAGAAAATATTCAAACCTTGGGTATTATTGAAAAAATTGAAGGTTTAGTTCCTGGGCTAATTTCCGATAGAAATGGTAGGTTGGTACTTAGAGGTGTGTCTACATTTCGTAGTGGAGATTCCTCGGAACCACTAATTGTTTTAGATAAACACCCTATAGAACCAGAACTTCTTGAGACTATTAATCCAGATGATATAGAATCTGTTACAGTTTTAAAAGATGCTGCTGCAGCATCTATTTGGGGAGCACGTGCTGCAAATGGAGTTATTGTTATTGTTAGTAAAAAAAACAAAAAAGACAATAGTCCGTTGGCTATAAACTTTTCAACTACTATTACATTTCAAAAAAGACCAGATCTTACTCAGTCTTCGGGTTCAACTTCGGCATTACTCGAATTACAAGAGCATCAAGCAAAAAACGGTTGGGCTTCTACAAATTTTTTACTCCCTAAAGGTTTTGCTACCTACAAATCGTTTTTTGATGGTAACATTTCAGAATCAGAGAAAAACAATATTATAAATAATTTAAAAAAAAATGATTTAAGAAAAGAGTTTTCAAGATACTTACTTCGTAGCCCAATCCGTAAAAACTATAATATATCTGCTTCTGGTAGTAGCGAAAAAAATGCTTACTATTTTTCAACTAGTTTTAATGATATATTAACTGAAAACCAAGGATTTAACGATGAGCGAATAAACCTTAATGCTAATAATGTATTTTACATAACCCCCAATTTTAAAATAAATACAGGCGTAACTGTATATATTAAACGTGAAAAATTAAACGGGTATAAAAACTTTGAAACTGTGGCAGTAGATCAGTATGAAAGAATATTTGATAAAAATGGAAATTATACTTCAGTTAAACTTGCGGAAAACCAAAAAACGGGTTTAGTTCTTCCTTATGATTGGAAATATAATCTAAAAAAAGATCAATTAGAATTTAATAAAACGAGTAATGATAATACTTATAGGGTGAATTTTGGTTTAGATTACAATATTAAAGACTATTTAAATTTAAATATAAATTACCAATATAATCATTCACAAACAGTATTTAAAGACTTAAATAATGAAAACACCTATTTCACTAGAAATCTATTAAATGATTATACTTCGCTAAATAATGATGGAACCAGTGTAAATAATATTCCTTTAGGATCTATATTAGATGAAACAAATTCAAGTTTTAAGTCTCAAACCATAAATGCACAAATAAATTTTAAAAAAAGATTTAATAAGCATGATATTGTTTTCCTTGCAGGGGCAGAAGTCAGGCAGGTTGTAGCAGAATCTTCTCTGAACAGGATATATGGCTACAACCCAGAATCATTACGAATAGATAACCATATAGACTATACCTCAAAAATTCCATTAGCTTCAAATCCTTTT from the Polaribacter cellanae genome contains:
- a CDS encoding SusC/RagA family TonB-linked outer membrane protein, producing MKTFIFLMCTTVFSFNVKNTIAQNKVYIESDKEITIDQVFKIIKTQSDFNFVYPKNLFKKTPKVRVKKGEIEITELLKNSLSNKNVTFEIIKNHTIIIKRKPIDKIREKIQQIITGLVTDDVDNPLPGASIHIKGTSKGTESDFDGNFSIEVANDNAMLVISYIGYTTKEVAIKDKKQIVVKLKEDAGQLEEVVVIGYGKQSKAKVIGAVSKIDAKQLNKVASVSLDQQLAGKISGVVVNQSNGQPGASSNISIRGVGTLTAGTNPLIVVDGFPLSEGSSLNSINTNDIENISILKDAASAAIYGSRAANGVVLVTTKKGKSNQETKITLDTYVGFQQQSSGVELVDAYQHAQFLKEARDWGYVSKDPSNRSASDPNSVRVTKKLNGRNIDGRELNLDFLQPYLNRQTGLTNTNWMDVAFRTAPMYNYNLAASGGNKKTNYYASLGYFNQEGVVIGTDLKRYSASFNLSSKINNKIKFGILLNPSFTILNSKNQGSRSSGALGLLPLSFPYYSPYKTDGSLNISEQVISEQRELEGVRINGTPVENLLATSTKVIDHKKRFRVFGNMFVEAKILNNLTYKLLLGGDYDAYNKNYYYPSDVGSYRRPAPRNDANGQETKQFRYNYLVENTLNYSLEINNHSFDILAGHTFQKEFNNFTKVTGTGYPDDNIQNIAGASAYSADYNSSIWTLESYLARIQYDYQTKYLISAAIRTDGSSRFGVNNRWGSFPSLSAGWIFTKESFFPENDILNFGKLSASWGKTGNNQIGNYGSQALITDSNYILNDALAPGFITTSSPNPNLGWEVASSLNIGLDFRLFNKLNISTAYYKTNTTDLLLNLPVPQQTGYNTVLANIGEMENKGFEIDLSANNLKLGALNIGFNANITTYKNKVLALGPDQEEIRTGRDENFVTKIGQSIAEIYGYEIEGVYKTQKEIDNSPHLSGTLTGDYKVKDINKDGKINTSDKVSKGSFLPDFTYGFGANVAYNNFNFSFDFTGVAGRTLMDGDMASLTEAGEGFSVPTTYYFENRYHPTNNPNGFLGQPNFGNFSNSRKQLRSSSVVEKNNGDYLRLRNIRLAYNFSPSVLKAIKVSSFQLYLSANNVFTLTKYRGWNPDGTSSNVLTSGYNTGANYPIARTFLIGARIQL
- a CDS encoding FecR family protein; its protein translation is MKDILKISNLIIKKKLKILTAQERIALKELYKEYPSSKKIDFEKVADRLSKYETINKEQAWENIILKREKIQKKTRTNKPLFKKNWFKYAIAAMFVGVLATSYFYKNSSFNNVTEKHISKKVDTIIIPGSNKATLTLANGTSILLEKGASFSTKNANSNGEKLFYKNKKQKVTKIAYNYLTIPRGGEFFLKLSDDTKVWLNSETQLKYPVTFIEEKTRKVELIYGEAYFVVSPSTQHKGAKFKVINSAQEIDVLGTEFNIKAYKDETNIYTTLVEGKVLININDRKQQLIPKQQLNYNLTTNTLTTQKVDVYNEISWKDGLFSFDNKSLKEMMKVLSRWYDVDIIIKNKKIENEEFIGVLRKQQQIEDILNSIKNFGTIKNFKIIDKKIILE
- a CDS encoding sigma-70 family RNA polymerase sigma factor, translating into MVATKSIHIKENFKQIFDDNYEALVLYATRFLPLKETSEDLVQDIFADLWNKEQTFPDNISLKSYLYKVTRNKCYNVIKHYKVKDKHSLNTIKTLHDDNLFFKHILEEEIVKQLYQAIETLSDRKKEIIKLSLKGIKNNEISENLGIKLQTVKTLKSQAYKTLREQFRELENTIYFLLFGNKLISSSKKNTFLIVPF
- a CDS encoding RNA polymerase sigma factor; the encoded protein is MKVNFSNDIDLISSLKKGEEIGYAYLVTSYHKKLCVYACSLNNNPDLAEDIVQNVFVSIWKNRHKLKDNFVVKSYLYKSVYNEFINQYRKNKKVSTLEKKYIDALSCIVEEYDDKPLAKQINIVKKEIDNLPHKCKQTFLLSKKEGLTNIEIAEYLNISIKSVEAHITKAFKILRKTLGTKIESILFLMLGKLYQK
- a CDS encoding FecR family protein; the encoded protein is MVPEKIKNIIVKYLGNQAFSSEIEELEKWLEKDDNEKYFTEYVKVNFIIDLNFKKFNTLNSETKLLNLISREKKMQRLRRVKLFYRYVAVIVVFFSLAYFYTKKETINTAQQNITLKMDNGNIRVVEEQENANIKDKDGNVLGSQKGNVIEYNPKNKIEKLVYNTLTVPYGKRFVVKLSDGTKVNLNAGTSLRYPVKFLKGKKRQVFIENGEAFFNVTKDKKHPFIVSNKNLNIKVLGTKFNVSSYPEDKNIATVLVEGSVSLYVSNDIYEPKKATLLKPGYKADFSKKKASISIEKADVEVCTAWIDGRIILKHMKFNDIIKKLERHYNVKIINNNKFLGEEFITATFDIETIEQVFEAINELHPIKFKINKNQIIIN
- a CDS encoding SusC/RagA family TonB-linked outer membrane protein, producing MKKVIRLRVKYSFPIKLNLKMRITLFLLIVSLFQLQANEINAQKTKVTLNYANVSLETVLNKIESVTKFKFIYKDKEIDYLQKVSVNAKKEVLSKVLQNLLSKLKISFSLKGKQVVLKPSKKTLHTGILKKQKQQEQITGKVVDENNQPIPGVSIFVMETKRGVVSDFDGNYTLKITNASEKTLKFSFLGYVTKKITIGNQKVINVTLKEATNALDEIVVTGYQEIKKSRTTGSFAKINNVTLENIQTLGIIEKIEGLVPGLISDRNGRLVLRGVSTFRSGDSSEPLIVLDKHPIEPELLETINPDDIESVTVLKDAAAASIWGARAANGVIVIVSKKNKKDNSPLAINFSTTITFQKRPDLTQSSGSTSALLELQEHQAKNGWASTNFLLPKGFATYKSFFDGNISESEKNNIINNLKKNDLRKEFSRYLLRSPIRKNYNISASGSSEKNAYYFSTSFNDILTENQGFNDERINLNANNVFYITPNFKINTGVTVYIKREKLNGYKNFETVAVDQYERIFDKNGNYTSVKLAENQKTGLVLPYDWKYNLKKDQLEFNKTSNDNTYRVNFGLDYNIKDYLNLNINYQYNHSQTVFKDLNNENTYFTRNLLNDYTSLNNDGTSVNNIPLGSILDETNSSFKSQTINAQINFKKRFNKHDIVFLAGAEVRQVVAESSLNRIYGYNPESLRIDNHIDYTSKIPLASNPFGVSNTIPFVQGVSYNENRYVSTYFNLGYSYADKYKLSGSYRLDDSNLFGASPKYRNIPLWSVGLGWNITKEDFFNSNVIDNFVLRTTIGTGGNIDRTTSPFTILRNSSNFRASGNRLPYAYLQSPPNPTLRWEKTTTLNLGLDFSILNRRLYGSVEYYERKSVDLLANKEFNPTYGIDFALYNVAEMSNKGVDINLNAVIIKKPFNWTSTLNFSTNKNKVESVSFDNENFNSYINNSPRVGLPLRHLYSYKWAGLSNEGFSQVFDKDGNIISYNDNRTFEIEDLTYSGGVEPKVYGGFVNSFTYKNFSLSTIFTYKFGYKFRKSYFDYIDYANRIPDFVPKEFENRWRKPGDENITNVPRLPDDNADLISKNNTFYINGSQNILDGSHIRFKQINLSYRLPKSVTEKLTIQSLKFGFQVRDLGVKVFNSERVDPENNSFNVGYIPIQPEYTFSVNVNF